The genomic segment TGGGCTTTAGAAATATCTCTGAGGGGAACTAGTAGCTAATAAATCACCTATTATTTCTAAACGCATGGGTGTTGGAGGATATGGACGATAAGACtcaaatcaaatttcaagcCCTATTACATAAAATTTGAAGCTCTATGGGAGCTACAACCAAATATGAAGTGAATTGGCCCAAATTCCAACCCCAATGAATTAAATCAACGAGAATAGCTCCAATCGTTTGCTCGACGCATGGACAACAGGATATACGGAGGATGAAAggacgacagacagacacaaCGACGGttataggtttgtttgtgtgtcctTAAAGACTCAGAAATAGcggaaacgattttcttgaaattttcacagatggcacATAATGATAAAataggatacaaaattttttgatatctgaagggggagcggaccctccccccttaccctaattttcacaaacgccagatctcggagatgggtggtgcgatttaagcgaaattttgctctcttacagtaacctttaaacaaaaatttgatatccaaatttcggatggagtacctaggggggctgccccaccctaaaacctaccagacatatatttagatcaatcacaacaatatgggattcaaatgaaaggtatttgcgagtagaatacgaatctgatagccaaatgtgggaccaagtgtttgggggaccaccccaacccccaaaacaccccccaaacaggactaatttactgaccatgccaatatgcggcttatataaaaggtatttgagtgtagaatacgaatctgttatccaaatgtggaatcaagtgtttgggggccgcctttcaccaaaaacatccctcaaaggggacaaatttacgaccatagcaatatggggctcaattgaaaggcctttgggagtaaagcacgaatctgacatcaatatttgggtaaagtgtctatggggccatgctacccccacaacaccacccaaatagtaagtattttctgattattgcaatatgaggctcaaatgagtgggttactgatatccaattttcggaccaattgctagggggaccaccccaagccccaaaacacccctaaatcggacatatttacctaccatgggaatatgggactcaaatgaaaggtatttgcgagtaaaatacgaatctgatatccaaatgtgggaccacttttatgggggtccaccccatccccaaaactccccccaaacaggacttatttactgaccatgccaatatggggcttacataaaaggtatttgaatgtagaatacgaatctgatatccaaatatgtaaccaagtgtttggggggccgtctatcaccaaaaacatcccccaaaggggacaaatttaagaccatagcaatatgtggctcaaatgaaaggtgttcgggagtaaagcacgaatttgatatcaatattcgggaaaagtgtctatggggccatgccacccccacaacaccacacaaatagtaagtattttctgactattgcaatatgaggctcaaataagtgggtttctgatatccaattttcggaccaagtgctagggggaccaccccaagccccaaaacacccctaaatcggacatatttacctaccatgggaatatgggactcaaatgaaaggtatttgcgagtaaaatacgaatctgatatccaaatgtgggaccacttttatgggggtccaccccatccccaaaactccccccaaacaggacttatttactgaccatgccaatatggggctaacataaaaggtatttgagtgtagaattccaatctaatatccaaatatgtgaccaagtgtttggggggccgtctctccccaAACCCTACCTACCATACCCTAAAAcacttgggggtgttttagtcatgtttgccgactatggaaatatggggcttcaattaaaggtatttgtgagaagactacgtatctgatatcaacattcgggaccaactgtctagggcacgtcccatcaccataacaaccgccaagtaggacgtatttgctcaccaagacaatttgggtcttaaagagagtggaattaaatttttatagtttttatggccaaaagcccaaaccgaacatttttgctgacttttgcaataagaagtttaaatgagattagaaaacgaatttgatatccaattttgaggccaatggcaatatggggtacaaataaatgatatatagatatatgagaatagatcacgttgctgatatatttccgggcttattgtttgggggaccaccccaatctccaaaacacccctaaatcgggcatatttaccgaccatgttaatgtggggcttaaatgaaagatattggggggtagagcaataattgatacccattttcgggaccaaatttcggggggtctacccctttcccgaaataccccacaaacagcaattcttTACTGACCacctcaatatggggctcaaataaaggtatttgggagcagaatacgaatttgatattcaaatgtaggaccatgtatttagggcatcaccccttccccaaaacaccccccaaagggtaaacatttttcgaccatgccaatatgtggctcaaatgaaaggtatttgagattagaacacgaatttgataaccaattttgggaccatttgGTTGGGGGCGCCTCATCCATGGAAACTCCCCcttaaaaccaatggcaatatggggtttcaatgtatggtatttgggagaagatcaTGACCCCCAAGCGTCTGGGGGACCGCCTTACCCCCTaagacacccctaaatcagacatcatgagaatatcgggctgaaattaagaattttaagaatggagtacaccttacatccaaacttgtaATCGTAGACCATTAAAGATCAtatgaaatttatgaaatctttatttgaatcgattcgATATGGTccttataatttaatgtttgaagattatttcatgcaaatgttgaccgtgagtgcgcctcaaatggtccatccgcttagtccaattttcatatactctttccaacatttcggccggtatcggacaaataaatgcttcaatgttgtcttccaatgcgtcaattgaagcgggcttgtctggatagacatgagctttaacatagccccacaaaaaatagtcaaaaggcgtacgatctaggcggccaattgaccgatcccgaacgtcaaataaaatgttcaccgaactcgcctctcaataggtCCATTGTTACGGGTGCTGTGTAGCATGTGGcccatgtcatgcaagtcaaagctcttgcattttgagctaaaaaaaagttggatatcatctcactgtAGAGcgcaccattcacagttaagtAACCatacgcatcatctttgaagaagtacggtccaatgatgccaccagcccataaaccgcagctaactgtgactttttctggatgcattggtagctcttgcaatgcatctggctgattttcactccaaaatcgacaattcagcTTATTGACACAACACAAGAAGaagtgcgcgatgaacttttttaatagagcacccattttgagaataaaattaaataatgttCAAGCGTTGGTTCATTTGTAAGACGGTAAAGTTTTAAACCAAACTGAGGATGTTTGAAAGTGAAACAAAAGAGTGTTGCTAAAGAGATAATAGCTAaacaaatcaccctttataactcgGTGTACTTCGCTACACTCATAAGTGTTTGCAAACCCCTTTCGACATggtccaaattttaaaattgtttatattcgtatttaaacTGTCATtacaatcccatattgtcccgtttcaTATACATGTCCTTTTGGGTCatcattttggggtggggcgactcGCTGGGAgttgacccaaatttttatataattttcgttttctactctctaatacctttcgtttgagtcccatctcatcccgttcggtgtacatgtcaatttggtgcataatttttGGGGTGGCGTGACCTGTCAGGGAATATaagttttgtattctactttcaagTACCTtacgtttgaatcccatattatttgTCTCCATCGGcctacatgttttttttttttttttggatgatTTTTGGGTGGGTCGGGCCCTCCTGGGAATTAAcccaaattttgtatataagctTCGGGTTCTATTttaaattacctttcatttgatacctacacTGTCCCAATTGGCAAACATGTGGTTTTTATGCGGTTttcggggatggggcggccccccgacACGTGAGGTTGAATTGTtatgtcaagttcgtactctactcttaaatacctttcatttgatacccatattgaaccaatcggtaaatatctccgtttgggtggggcgtcccccctcgGTTATTTGACCTGAaagtttttaaccaattttgtgtttgtaCTAGGGTACACTACTgtgttacagggtattataacttagtgaattagtttgtaacacccaaaaggaagtgagatagacccattgacaaatataccgatcgactcagaatcactttccgattcgatttagctatgtccgtctgtccgtccgtcagtctgtccgtctgtccatgttgatttgtgtagaaactacaggttgcaattttcatccgattgtctttaaatttggtatgggcatgtttttcggtctagagatgaagcctattaagattggaaaaaatcggttcagatctagatatagctcccatatatatgttcgcccgatttgcagtaataatgcaataaaatagtcatttgataatcgattctcttgaaatttgttacgaaggattttctctagactctcgaaattactggtgaattgcaTGGAAATctcttcagatttagatatagctctcatatattgggttgcccaaaaagtaattgcggattttttaaaagaaagtaaatgcatttttaataaaacttagaatgaactttaatcaaatatacttttttacactttttttctaaagcaagctaaaagtaacagctgataactgacagaagaaagaatgcaattacagagtcgcaggcggtgaaaaaatttctcaacgccaactatatgaaaaatccgcaattacttcttgggcaacccattacatagcgcccgattttcactcctagagccactgtaagcgcatttattgaccaataatcccacaattttgtacaacgctttccttgacgacatccacaatgtctacaaagtttgctcgaaatcggttcagatttagacatagctcccatatatatgttctttcgatttgcagtaataatgcaatcaaatggtcatttgttaatcgattctctcgaaatatggcaggaaggattttctcttgactctcgtcattatagatgaattggttcatatttagatatagctggcatatatgtatatcgcccgattttcacttctaaagccattgcaatcgcattttttgaccaatcttgcacaACACTTTTCTCGGCgagtaccacaatatctgagaagtttgaaaTCGAAATcagtttagaattagatatagctcccatatgcgtgttcgtcaaattttgggtaaattgcaataatgttgtcatttgtgaaccgtagttattatagtttgaacatatttgctcgaaatatgatacggattgtttaacaacccatctgaaaacatccggcgaggtccatcaaatttgttttagaattagacatagcttctactttgtacctatagggtaggtaggtgtagggcattataaagtcggcgccacccgacttttgcctttccttactgatgtTAGGTTATCATAAGTCGGCATACATAATTTCTATTAAATCGTGTTAAGGGAAAGGGTCCGCCCCATCGCGGAACAGATATTCATTCAGCTGTTgaagttcgtgtcttaagtcttttgattccACAGTAAAATGACTGAAGTGCCTGAACAAATATTCATCTAGCTGTTaaagttcgtgtcttaagtcttttgattctATAGTAAAATGACTGAAGTGACTGAACAAATATTCATCCAGCTGTTaaagttcgtgtcttaagtcttttgattccACAGTAAAATGACTGAAGTGACTGAACAAATATTCATTCAGCTTttgaagtttgtgtcttaagtctttcgattCCACAGTAAAATGGCTGATGTGACTGAACAAATATTCATCCAGCTGttgaagtttgtgtcttaagtcttttgattccACAGTAAAATGACTGAAGTGACTGAACAAATATTCATCCAGCTGTTgaagttcgtgtcttaagtcttttgattccACAGTAAAATGACTGAAGTGACTGACCACAGTCAAAGTTTCTTTCTGCACTTGGTCTTTAGAGAGGACTTTTGGTATTCTCTTTCTGTGTTTACCATCTGATCTATTTCCAAAGAACGATATAGCTACGGCTTCTTTATGACCTAGCATAGCTGTTaaagttcgtgtcttaagtcttttgattccACAGTAAAATGACTGAAGTGACTGAACAAATATTTATCCAGCTGTTgaagttcgtgtcttaagtcttttgattccACAGTAAAATGACTGAAGTGACTGACCACAGTCAAAGTTTCTTTCTGCACTTGGTCTTTAGAGATGACTTTTGGTATTGAAGGGACTGAACAAATATTCATCCAGCTGTTgaagttcgtgtcttaagtcttttgattccACAGTAAAATGACTGAAGTGACTGACCACAGTCAAAGATTCCTTCTGCACTTGGTCTTTAGAGAGGACTTTTGGTATTCTTTTAATGTGTTTACCATCTGATCTATTTCTAAAGGACGATTTAGCTAGGGCTTCTTTCTCACCTAGCATAGTTAGGCATCGTCATACAACTTGGCGTTCATATGACACCGACATTCGGTATCAACGGAGATACACTCACACATTTAACGAAGAAACTTtctttcaaacactccaagtactgacaTGCTTTGCAGCCATAAAATAACACAGGTTGGATCATTGTCTTGAATGGTGTGATTTATTCACACCTGCATATATCGTATAGTCATCTCAAACGGGATGTTAGGAACATCATAAATACGTGTTTCCGTGCCAACATTCTTATGTATGTCGGTTCTCATTTCATTCATTGTTTCCCTTACTCCAATCTTGCAGCACTATTGCACAACAATCAAAGCATTTGTCATAAGAAGCTTCTACTCCAATCCAACTACCGAACTACCAACTAAACACCCAattgattttctaaaaaatccTTGCGTATAATTTAAAATTCTATCATAATTGTAAGTAGTTTTCCAACAACGAGATtgcatttaaaaacaaaaataaataaaattaataataaactaAGTTAACTCAATGTTGGTATAATGTTGTGTACATTTTGTGAATACTGAAGAAGGCTAACACAACAAGGATGAAAGGCCCTTTGTTCccaatcaaaatcaaaatcaaaaaaccCAGCACAAACAGGCAACccctgcaaaattttttttggcttttattAACCATGCATTTGGTTGAAAAGGTAGCACCCGGTTCCAGGTTAAAGGTTTATGCTTAGTCTGTTAAATggattaattttaaaattttattttctcccTTGCTAAACCATCACCCACAGAGATCAGATAATGGGCAGCATAAGAAGACATCGCAATGCCATGACAGCTTTGTTGGCTGAATACAATGACAAGCTGCATAATGTGGAGAGTTCAGATGATTTCGATGAGTATTTTAATTCAAAGAAAAGGTAAGTGGCTTGAAAATCTTTTGTAGCAAGGTagcttcatatatattttctaggCGCCAGGATACGAATGAGGTTCAAGGAGGTTTGTGTCAAAGCATTGTTCGCTATGCTCGCCCACAAAAGGCTCGATCTGCATCGGGCGAGTGGAAATTTATTGTGAATACCGGTCAACATACACAGACATTGAGATTGGAGAAATGCACGTAAGTTTTTGTTAGAATGATTTTTCTATTCTTCCGGGCAGATGGTATGGTGTGACTAtgctatttgtttttataccctacaccatcactggggtacatggtattataaatttgtgcaattctttgcaacgctaagaagtcGATAAGCTACAATCagagataagtataccgatgggttagaatcacttcctgagtcgatttagttatgtccgtttgtctatccatgaatttttgtgatcaaggtttaggtcgcatttgttgtctgcaTCAAtttgtcctattcaagtttaaactcactgataaggggcctactttttatggtcgattccgaacggcgtataGCAGTACGACATCTCTTtgtgaagaaattttgtacatggctggcgtaccaaatggtacagtacctcacaaatgtcgccagcataagggataaccatcgctgaaatttttttctggtgttGTAGCtgcaccatagcgcagaggacatgctgacctctgcgctatggtgactTCCAAAATATATGACACACATATACAAACAAAGACCGAAAAGGACCATATAAagcactgatgtcgaaaagcttaacatagcccattgtgtcaaatttcgacgaaatcggttaaatacccaataaaccttaaatcaggatatCGTTATATTTGATAACTACCTagtgaaccaaaaaaaaaataaaaaaaaaatataaaaatggacaaaaacatTAGATGCGGTGTTCAGAGATCGATAAAAATTCCCTTCAAAATGTAAtagagaaattcgaaaaaacccACGCGACAGGACGCGACGACATCGTTCAGCATTCCTTCCGAAACGTCGGAcggaaaaatctaaaaaaaccgTACGACAAGACGTTCAAATATCGCACAGAATTCTTGCAGAATTCTTTTCAGGACAtggctttgtccgtccgtccgtctgtccaaatcacgatagcggtcgaacgcgtaaagctagccacttgaaattttgcacagatacttagtattgatgtaggtcgttgaggatagTGAATGGGctatttcggttcagatttagatatagctcccatatgaaccgatctcccgatttgacttcttgaacccctgaaatccacaatttttgtccgatttggctgaaattttgcatgtagtattttattattatttccaacaactgtgcctgtgTAAGGTTTAAacgggtctataacctgataaagctcccatataaaccgatctcccgacttgacttcttgagcccttacaagccgcaatttttgtcagatttgcctgaaattttgcatgttttgtttttacttccaacaactgtgccaagtacgatccaaatcggtctttaacctgatttagccgatctcccgacttagcTTCctaaacccctggaagccgaaatttttcgctgaaattttgcatatggtgttctgttgtgacttccgaaaactgtgccatgtacggtctgaatcgatctataacctgatatggctcccatataaaccggtctctcgatttgacttcttgatttcaATTGTtgtcgaatttggctgaaattttgcatatgatctgttctgtttttacttccaacaactgtgccaagcacggtctaaatcagcctataatctgatatattaaccgatctctctcGATTATAGACGATCTAGATGTGTCCGTacttaccgaccttggcaatatggcaatcaaatgaaaagtatttgcgagtagaatacgaatctaatatctaaatgtgggaccacgtgtcCCCAAAAcaaacccaaacaggacttatttactgaccatgggaatatggggcttaaataaaaggtgtttgaggggccgcctgcCAGCAGCATAATAACcccgtcccaccaccataacaaccgccaaataggacgtatttgctcaccaagacaatttggctcttaaagagagtggaactaaatattcatagtttttagggccaataccccaaaccggagatatttgctgacttttgcaataagcagtttaaatgagatttgaaaacgaatttgttattcaattttgaggccaatggcaattaggggttcaaataaatgatatatagatatatgagagtagagcacgttgctgatatattttccaggcttaatgtttgggggaccaccccaatctccaaaacacccctaattcgggcatatttaccgaccatgttaatgtggggcttaaatgaaagatattggggggtagagcaataattgatatccattgtctagaccaattttttgggggtctacccctttcccaatatactccacaaacagcaattttttactgaccatcgcaatatggggctccaataaaggtatttgggagtagaatacgaatttgatatccaaatgtaggaccatgtatttagggcaccaccccttcccccaaaaaacaccccccaaagggtaaacattttttcgaccatgccaatatgtggctcaaatgaaagatatttgagatgagaaaacgaatttgataacctattttgaggcgtcccccaaacacatggccccatatgggggcaatatggggtttaaataaatggtatttgagaatacgagcacgatgctaatatttttttcagggccaagtgtctgggggaccacctgacccccgaaaacacccctaaatcatgtgtcatgggaatatcgggctgaaataaagtattttaagagtggagtacgcCTAACAtccaaattcgtagaccaataaagatgatatgggattcagatgaaggcacttatattgttaagctGTTAGTGTTAGTCATTTTTCGCAGAACTCAAGGTGCTCACGATTCGGCGTATGAGAACTTTGCacgttttacttatttttataccctccaccatgggatgggggtatactaataccgcatcaagtacatatattcttgatcgtcttgacatttgaagtcgatctagccatatccgtccgtctgtctgtcgtaagcacgctaactttcgaaggagtaaagctagccgcttgaaattttgcacaaatactttttttttagtgtaggtcgacttctcctatgatctcaacatacgtgtccaatatggtctgaatcgatcaatagcttgatacagctcccatataaaccgatctcccgattttgcttcttgagcccccacaaggcgcaattcttatacgaatggactaaaatattacaaaatgacttccATAATGTTCAGCATGgacttcatttatggtccgaatagcataacagttctaattcattattcttcgtttgcctaaaaagaaagaactcgacaaatgctgtccatggtggagggtatataagattcggcccggccgaacttagcacgctcttagttTCATAGTTCCTCAGCgatatttttggaattttagtaacgaattttgttaatatttcacTTCCActgttcttttattttttagaagTCCCCAAGAAAGCTGCTCCTATCTTTCCTCCAGCTACAAGTCCTATTGTTCACAGGTCTATAACTATCATCGCCTTTTGAGTTGGGATAAGACTCGTGGCTTGCATGTGGACATCTTTAAGGTGCCCACCTGTTGTTCCTGTCAAATCAGTGGCATCCGACAGCAGCAATTTGCTGCTGTTCTAAGCTCCTTCAATAAGAAAGAATACAGCCCGGCCCCTAAGACTGAGTCATATCGCAATGAGCCACACGAATATGCTGAAGAGGATTTAGATGAGGATGAGGATGATGACTTTGGCTTTAATGTGCGCACCACTAATCACTATAAACACGACAGCAGTTTTGATGCCAATGAATTGTTGTCGGGCAGCAGTAAAAGGGTGAGAACTAAGATACCAAGTCCCACGGTGGGTTCTTATCTCAGTCCTCCGGGAGATGATGAATTTGAGCAATATCCTTACAAACTGCCAAGAGACACTAGTACGGTGTACAAGCATTCGGCTCCAGCTTCTTCAGTGTCTTTGTCCTCGCCATCTTCTTCGTCGCCCGCAGGTTCCTCTAGGAAAATTCTACGAGATTTGGCTAAGCGTAGACCTCAGAAAAGCTACAGTGGTGACTATCAAGCCGCTGATCTGGAATACTCACCCAGTGAACAACACTCCGAGAGAGAGGTAAACGTTTTTGGCACTCCCTACGGCAAGCAAGATCGCACTCAATCGACTAAAACTAAACCTATCTATTCTGTTATCCATACAGGTAGTAGCAATGACAGCACTACGGCCATCACCACTAGCACCGGAACCATTCGTGCACTCACACCACTCCCTAGCGCACCCACAACAGGACGACCTTTCGCTTTCGATACCAATGCCCACCAAAAACCACCATCACTCAGGCCAGACCACCACGACACACGCACAGAGACCCTACCAGCAGAGAATGCCGCTGGAAGCGACAATGATAGAACCACACTACCACACGAATCATCAGTATCCCAGTCCACAACACCAGCCGTCCGGGCAGCTTCACTACCAGCCCATTACTACACCGATGCATCAGGAGGTGGCCTCAAAGTCCACCGGTCGAGGGTACGCATCGCTGCAACGGGAACGACAGCCGGCAGCAAAACGTCCACCACAACGGCCATCCCCGAAACGACCGCACAACGCGAGACGCCATCGAAGCGCCCGGTTATACCTTCTATAACTTCGGATGTCTTCCGCAATCCCTACATAAGTACATTTAATTTGACCACACCGAAGCCGATGGCGACTGGGTCGCAGGTTAACGGCAGCACAAAATCTCCTTCACCACCGAGGCGCATTAACTACAGCTATCATCCCATCATTGATTTTTTCGAATATAATCGCAGAATTCAATCGAGTATTAGCGATGGCAGTACAACAACGCCTCCGCCTTCCCCAGCACCATCCATAGCGGCCACTGTGAGAAGGGTTAGGTCGACGGCAAGGCCTTCATATCTACTCTCTTCCACACAATTGTATGCCCACAAAATTCCCAATGCTGTTGCGCTCAACACATATCACCACCAGAACTCACAGCAAcaagagcaacaacaacagccatcAACACAACACAATGAGCGTAGAATTGGTTACGGTGCTGATGGTGACGGTAGTAGTGTTAGAACCCACCTACAATTTTCCCATAAAATTCAACACGGTGACCAAACACCCGCTCTAGCCCAACAACCCTTTCCCGCTGTACGCTCTCAGCAGGAAACGGAAGTTGCTGATGTTTGGCACCCCGTTGTATTGGAGAATTTCTAAACACACCACCCATACAAATATAAACCGCTTTGCTATCCCCCAACACTAATGTCGATCTAATACTAACACCGATCGTAGTTACACTTGCCCGAGTTTAACTTAACTTAGGTGCATATCATAAGTCGCTCTCTAAATTTAATTCattatttattgtatttatttattgcctTATTTATTTTGCTAGTTGTTAAGCAGAAAGCTTGCCCCTGTaatgttttgtaaaatttctctccacaAGGTGCTGCTGCTCACCACTCCACTCCATTT from the Stomoxys calcitrans chromosome 1, idStoCalc2.1, whole genome shotgun sequence genome contains:
- the LOC106093426 gene encoding neurotrophin 1; its protein translation is MKMGQSARCFWWATLYCVLYLVSASDEDLMDFDFSDLKEIDWNYENENSQENFKKSTAKPEENTITFEDDFDLLEEQDNKVHSIPFDWREKLLRTALSKALTNKVVRQKFIEVMPILRVLSRQQKLALSALITAQISAKQGHELKLDQVRMMFGDDKSLILPVVYDIANLVKSSAKKYISFDYSLQDLAKFGKAKVQNDRKKLDLSTIELDEDDNLTNFGKGTVQAERKKLDLSSTELAEDDLNEGIGTLPYTGELSKEDDMEDFMEDMREEYLDPMEINKELQTETAKKAQTGKKAIPVIVAEAKKREELKKPIEEPEVIVDDPIKINLELQKDVPTLELLKGSVPIPSGAEKKLTKSAAASIVSTTPTTLRRTRRATENREFVHKLIRSVPLSVNEADLQRGLAGRTLKLNTTAFASPKESTLKPLVTAEPTVDHTAETPKSDNDQLEPYQLVEDLAFASLNGSEILLGADNQTTEDDITPDNEEEPAEALPTPEELIAGPRYRVSANKIINMRTSGPMPKGKRVLTKVRGRPIKGTGVSPPKKCERFTASMCIRTEDYPIDQIMGSIRRHRNAMTALLAEYNDKLHNVESSDDFDEYFNSKKRRQDTNEVQGGLCQSIVRYARPQKARSASGEWKFIVNTGQHTQTLRLEKCTSPQESCSYLSSSYKSYCSQVYNYHRLLSWDKTRGLHVDIFKVPTCCSCQISGIRQQQFAAVLSSFNKKEYSPAPKTESYRNEPHEYAEEDLDEDEDDDFGFNVRTTNHYKHDSSFDANELLSGSSKRVRTKIPSPTVGSYLSPPGDDEFEQYPYKLPRDTSTVYKHSAPASSVSLSSPSSSSPAGSSRKILRDLAKRRPQKSYSGDYQAADLEYSPSEQHSEREVVAMTALRPSPLAPEPFVHSHHSLAHPQQDDLSLSIPMPTKNHHHSENAAGSDNDRTTLPHESSVSQSTTPAVRAASLPAHYYTDASGGGLKVHRSRVRIAATGTTAGSKTSTTTAIPETTAQRETPSKRPVIPSITSDVFRNPYISTFNLTTPKPMATGSQVNGSTKSPSPPRRINYSYHPIIDFFEYNRRIQSSISDGSTTTPPPSPAPSIAATVRRVRSTARPSYLLSSTQLYAHKIPNAVALNTYHHQNSQQQEQQQQPSTQHNERRIGYGADGDGSSVRTHLQFSHKIQHGDQTPALAQQPFPAVRSQQETEVADVWHPVVLENF